In Streptomyces chartreusis, the following proteins share a genomic window:
- a CDS encoding FdhF/YdeP family oxidoreductase, producing MASKPPKGDPVQDAPQVAEPQHAAAGLPAIGHTLRIAQQQMGVKRTMLTLLSVNQKNGFDCPGCAWPEPDHRHKAEFCENGAKAVAEEATLRRVTPEFFTTHSVADLATRSGYWLGQQGRLTHPMYLPEGGTHYEPVTWERAFDIVAEDIAALGSPDEAVFYTSGRTSNEAAFLYQLFARELGTNNLPDCSNMCHESSGSALSETIGIGKGSVLLDDLYKAELIIVAGQNPGTNHPRMLSALEKAKANGARIITVNPLPEAGLERFKNPQTPQGMLKGAALTDLFLQIRIGGDQALFRLFNKLILETEGAVDEEFVREHTHGYEEFAEAARAADWDETLTATGLSREEIDRAMEMVLSSRRTIVCWAMGLTQHKHSVPTIREVVNFLLLRGDIGRPGSGVCPVRGHSNVQGDRTMGIFERPAPAFLDALEKEFGFAPPREHGFDVVRAIRAMRDGEAKVFFAMGGNFVAATPDTAVTEAAMRRARLTVHVSTKLNRSHAVTGARALILPTLGRTERDLQGSGEQFVTVEDSMGMVHASRGRLDPASGHLLSEPAIVCRLARRVLGEGSRTSWEEFEKDYATIRDRIARVIPGFEDFNARVAHPGGFTLPHAPRDERRFPTATGKANFTAAPVEYPEVPEGRLLLQTLRSHDQYNTTIYGLDDRYRGIRNGRRVVMINPEDAQRLKIADGSYVDLVGEWKDGVERRAPGFRVVHYPTARGCAAAYYPETNVLVPLDATADTSNTPASKSVIVRLEQSATD from the coding sequence ATGGCATCCAAGCCGCCCAAGGGTGATCCGGTTCAGGACGCGCCGCAGGTCGCCGAGCCTCAGCATGCGGCGGCGGGGCTGCCTGCCATCGGGCACACCCTGCGCATCGCGCAGCAGCAGATGGGTGTGAAGCGGACCATGTTGACGCTGCTCAGCGTCAACCAGAAGAACGGCTTCGACTGCCCGGGCTGCGCCTGGCCCGAGCCGGACCACCGGCACAAGGCGGAGTTCTGCGAGAACGGCGCGAAGGCGGTGGCCGAGGAGGCGACCCTGCGCCGGGTCACCCCGGAGTTCTTCACCACGCACTCCGTCGCCGACCTCGCGACCCGCAGCGGGTACTGGCTGGGGCAGCAGGGCCGGCTGACGCACCCCATGTACCTCCCGGAGGGCGGCACGCACTACGAGCCGGTCACCTGGGAGCGGGCCTTCGACATAGTCGCCGAGGACATCGCCGCCCTCGGCTCCCCCGACGAGGCCGTCTTCTACACCTCCGGGCGCACCAGCAACGAGGCCGCGTTCCTCTACCAGCTCTTCGCGCGCGAGCTCGGCACGAACAACCTGCCGGACTGCTCCAACATGTGCCACGAGTCCTCCGGCTCGGCGCTCTCCGAGACCATCGGCATCGGCAAGGGCAGCGTCCTGCTCGACGACCTTTACAAGGCCGAGCTGATCATCGTGGCCGGGCAGAACCCGGGGACGAACCACCCGCGCATGCTGTCCGCCCTGGAGAAGGCCAAGGCGAACGGCGCGCGGATCATCACCGTCAACCCGCTGCCCGAGGCGGGCCTGGAGCGCTTCAAGAACCCGCAGACCCCGCAGGGCATGCTCAAGGGCGCGGCGCTCACGGACCTGTTCCTCCAGATCCGCATCGGTGGCGACCAGGCCCTGTTCCGCCTCTTCAACAAGCTGATCCTGGAGACCGAGGGCGCGGTCGACGAGGAGTTCGTGCGCGAACACACCCACGGCTACGAGGAGTTCGCCGAGGCCGCCCGCGCCGCCGACTGGGACGAGACGCTGACGGCGACGGGCCTGTCACGCGAGGAGATCGACAGGGCCATGGAGATGGTCCTGTCCTCGCGGCGCACCATCGTGTGCTGGGCGATGGGCCTGACCCAGCACAAGCACTCGGTGCCGACGATCCGCGAGGTCGTCAACTTCCTTCTGCTGCGCGGCGACATCGGCCGCCCGGGCTCGGGCGTGTGCCCGGTGCGCGGTCACTCCAACGTGCAGGGCGACCGCACGATGGGCATCTTCGAGCGGCCGGCCCCGGCCTTCCTGGACGCCCTGGAGAAGGAGTTCGGCTTCGCGCCCCCGCGCGAGCACGGCTTCGACGTCGTGCGGGCGATCCGGGCGATGCGCGACGGCGAGGCGAAGGTCTTCTTCGCGATGGGCGGCAACTTCGTGGCCGCCACGCCCGACACCGCCGTCACCGAGGCGGCCATGCGGCGCGCCCGGCTGACCGTGCACGTGTCGACGAAGCTGAACCGCAGCCATGCCGTCACGGGCGCCCGCGCGCTGATCCTGCCGACGCTGGGCCGCACCGAGCGCGACCTCCAGGGCAGCGGCGAGCAGTTCGTGACCGTCGAGGACTCGATGGGCATGGTGCACGCCTCGCGCGGCCGTCTGGACCCGGCGAGCGGGCATCTGCTGTCGGAGCCGGCGATCGTGTGCCGTCTGGCGCGGCGGGTGCTGGGCGAGGGCAGCCGCACGTCGTGGGAGGAGTTCGAGAAGGACTACGCGACGATCCGCGACCGCATCGCGCGTGTGATCCCCGGCTTCGAGGACTTCAACGCGCGCGTGGCCCACCCCGGCGGCTTCACGCTCCCGCACGCCCCCCGCGACGAGCGCCGCTTCCCGACGGCGACCGGCAAGGCCAACTTCACGGCGGCCCCGGTCGAGTACCCGGAGGTCCCCGAGGGCCGGCTACTGCTCCAGACCCTGCGGTCGCACGACCAGTACAACACCACGATCTACGGCCTCGACGACCGTTACCGGGGCATCCGGAACGGCCGCCGCGTGGTCATGATCAACCCCGAGGACGCACAGCGCCTGAAGATCGCCGACGGCTCGTACGTCGATCTGGTCGGCGAGTGGAAGGACGGCGTCGAGCGGCGGGCGCCCGGCTTCCGGGTCGTGCACTATCCGACGGCCCGCGGCTGCGCGGCGGCGTACTACCCGGAGACCAATGTGCTGGTCCCGCTGGACGCCACCGCGGACACCAGCAACACCCCGGCCAGCAAGTCCGTCATCGTCCGTCTGGAACAATCGGCGACCGACTGA
- the polA gene encoding DNA polymerase I has protein sequence MAETASKKTDSNPGGSRPRLMLMDGHSLAYRAFFALPAENFTTATGQPTNAIYGFASMLANTLRDEAPTHFAVAFDVSRKTWRSAEFTEYKANRSKTPDEFKGQVELIGELLDAMHVSRFAVDGFEADDVIATLATQAEADGFEVLIVTGDRDSFQLVSDHTTVLYPTKGVSELTRFTPEKVFEKYGLTPAQYPDFAALRGDPSDNLPGIPGVGEKTAAKWINQFGSFAELVERVEEVKGKAGQNLRDHLDAVKLNRRLTELERQVELPKTVTELAREPYDRKAVSMVLDTLEIRNPSLRERLFGVDPGAEEAEATPITAEGVEIDGAVLGTGELAPWLAEHAGDVLGVATVDTWALGTGSVAEVALAAGDGAAGWFDPAQLDEADEKAFAAWLADAARPKVFHNAKGAMRVFAEHGWSIEGVRMDTALAAYLVKPGRRSFDLDALSLEYLHRELAPAAAADGQLAFGADDGAEAEALMIQARAVLDLGEAFDARLEEVGAADLLRDMELPTSALLARMERHGIAADRAHLESMEQMFAGAVQQAVKEAHAAAGHEFNLGSPKQLQEVLFGELALPKTKKTKTGYTTDADALAWLAGQTDNELPVIMLRHREQAKLRVTVEGLIKTIAADGRIHTTFNQTVAATGRLSSTDPNLQNIPVRTDEGRAIRRGFVVGEGFESLMTADYSQIELRVMAHLSEDEGLIEAFTSGEDLHTTAASQVFAVEPAAVDAEMRRKIKAMSYGLAYGLSAFGLSQQLNIDAGEARALMDAYFERFGGVRDYLRRAVDEARATGYTATLFGRRRYLPDLNSDNRQRREAAERMALNAPIQGTAADIVKIAMLNVDRALREENLTSRMLLQVHDEIVLEIAPGEREAAETLVRREMSDAVHLNVPLGVSVGDGPNWESAAH, from the coding sequence GTGGCAGAGACAGCATCGAAGAAGACCGACAGCAACCCCGGGGGCAGCCGGCCCCGCCTGATGCTCATGGACGGGCACTCGCTGGCCTACCGCGCGTTCTTCGCGCTCCCCGCGGAGAATTTCACGACCGCGACGGGCCAGCCGACGAACGCGATCTACGGCTTCGCGTCGATGCTGGCCAACACACTGCGCGACGAGGCGCCCACGCACTTCGCCGTGGCCTTCGACGTGTCCCGCAAGACCTGGCGCTCCGCGGAGTTCACGGAGTACAAGGCGAACCGCTCCAAGACCCCCGACGAGTTCAAGGGGCAGGTCGAGCTGATCGGCGAGCTCCTCGACGCGATGCACGTCTCGCGCTTCGCCGTCGACGGCTTCGAGGCCGACGACGTGATCGCCACCCTCGCCACCCAGGCCGAGGCCGACGGCTTCGAGGTGCTGATCGTCACCGGCGACCGCGACTCCTTCCAGCTGGTCAGCGACCACACCACGGTCCTGTACCCGACGAAGGGCGTCTCCGAGCTGACCCGCTTCACCCCGGAGAAGGTCTTCGAGAAGTACGGCCTGACGCCCGCCCAGTACCCCGACTTCGCGGCCCTGCGCGGCGACCCGTCCGACAACCTGCCGGGCATCCCGGGCGTCGGCGAGAAGACCGCCGCGAAGTGGATCAACCAGTTCGGCTCGTTCGCGGAGCTGGTCGAGCGCGTGGAGGAGGTCAAGGGCAAGGCCGGCCAGAACCTCCGCGACCACCTGGACGCGGTCAAGCTCAACCGCCGCCTCACCGAGCTGGAGCGCCAGGTCGAGCTGCCCAAGACCGTCACCGAGCTCGCGCGCGAGCCGTACGACCGCAAGGCCGTCTCCATGGTCCTGGACACCCTGGAGATCAGGAACCCGTCCCTGCGCGAGCGGCTCTTCGGCGTCGACCCCGGCGCCGAGGAGGCCGAGGCCACCCCGATCACCGCCGAGGGTGTGGAGATCGACGGCGCGGTGCTCGGCACCGGCGAGCTGGCGCCCTGGCTGGCGGAGCACGCGGGCGACGTCCTCGGTGTCGCCACCGTCGACACCTGGGCGCTGGGCACCGGCTCGGTCGCCGAGGTGGCGCTCGCGGCGGGCGACGGCGCGGCCGGCTGGTTCGACCCGGCGCAGCTGGACGAGGCCGACGAGAAGGCGTTCGCGGCCTGGCTGGCCGACGCCGCCAGACCGAAGGTCTTCCACAACGCCAAGGGCGCGATGCGCGTCTTCGCCGAGCACGGCTGGAGCATCGAGGGCGTCCGCATGGACACCGCGCTCGCCGCCTACCTCGTCAAGCCGGGCCGGCGCTCCTTCGACCTGGACGCGCTGTCCCTGGAGTACCTCCACCGCGAGCTCGCCCCGGCCGCCGCGGCCGACGGCCAGCTCGCCTTCGGCGCGGACGACGGCGCCGAGGCGGAGGCGCTGATGATCCAGGCCCGCGCGGTCCTCGACCTGGGCGAGGCCTTCGACGCCCGCCTGGAGGAGGTCGGCGCCGCGGACCTGCTGCGGGACATGGAGCTGCCCACCTCCGCCCTGCTGGCCCGCATGGAGCGGCACGGCATCGCGGCCGACCGGGCGCACCTGGAATCCATGGAGCAGATGTTCGCGGGTGCCGTGCAGCAGGCCGTGAAGGAGGCGCACGCGGCGGCCGGCCACGAGTTCAACCTGGGCTCGCCCAAGCAGCTCCAGGAAGTCCTCTTCGGCGAACTGGCCCTGCCCAAGACGAAGAAGACGAAGACCGGCTACACCACGGACGCCGACGCCCTCGCCTGGCTGGCCGGCCAGACCGACAACGAACTGCCGGTCATCATGCTGCGCCACCGCGAGCAGGCGAAGCTGCGCGTCACCGTCGAGGGCCTGATCAAGACGATCGCCGCGGACGGCCGGATCCACACCACCTTCAACCAGACGGTCGCGGCGACCGGCCGGCTGTCCTCCACGGACCCGAACCTCCAGAACATCCCGGTCCGCACCGACGAGGGCCGGGCGATCCGCCGGGGCTTCGTGGTCGGCGAGGGCTTCGAGTCCCTGATGACCGCCGACTACAGCCAGATCGAGCTGCGCGTGATGGCCCACCTGTCCGAGGACGAGGGTCTGATCGAGGCGTTCACCTCGGGCGAGGACCTGCACACCACGGCCGCCTCACAGGTGTTCGCCGTGGAGCCGGCCGCGGTGGACGCGGAGATGCGCCGCAAGATCAAGGCCATGTCGTACGGCCTGGCCTACGGTCTGTCCGCCTTCGGCCTCTCGCAGCAGCTGAACATCGACGCGGGCGAGGCCCGTGCCCTGATGGACGCCTACTTCGAGCGCTTCGGCGGCGTACGGGACTACCTCCGCCGCGCGGTCGACGAGGCACGGGCGACCGGCTACACGGCGACGCTCTTCGGTCGCCGCCGCTACCTCCCCGACCTCAACAGCGACAACCGCCAGCGCCGCGAGGCCGCCGAGCGCATGGCCCTCAACGCCCCCATCCAGGGCACGGCCGCGGACATCGTCAAGATCGCCATGCTGAACGTGGACCGGGCCCTGCGCGAGGAGAACCTCACCTCCCGCATGCTCCTCCAGGTCCACGACGAAATCGTCCTGGAGATCGCCCCCGGCGAACGCGAGGCGGCCGAGACCCTGGTCCGCCGGGAAATGTCCGACGCCGTCCACCTCAACGTCCCCCTGGGAGTCTCGGTGGGCGACGGCCCCAACTGGGAATCAGCAGCCCACTAG
- a CDS encoding DUF4184 family protein, with the protein MPFTLSHAAAVLPAVRTDGTGRGPLVPAMLVAGSFSPDMTYYAASVLPQAMEFGDVTHSFAGVFTVDVVVALALVGLWLLLREPFVALLPARRQARVATLLRCGAPRARVRASVAARWYVSAVLGSLTHVVWDAFTHLDRWGMRLFPVLGEEIAGSPLYWYLQYGGSAVAAVVIAAFVVVALRRTAPAAPVGVAALSVRDRWWACAVIGGLAAVAAVQRASRWWAYWGSTAKYWELIPTLCFGAGAGLVLGLVLYALGVRVWRPVPRPGSAGAGGAGREPSRPAAR; encoded by the coding sequence TTGCCGTTCACGCTCAGCCACGCGGCGGCCGTACTGCCGGCCGTCCGCACCGACGGAACCGGCCGCGGCCCGCTCGTACCGGCCATGCTGGTGGCGGGTTCGTTCTCTCCCGACATGACCTATTACGCGGCGAGTGTCCTGCCCCAGGCGATGGAATTCGGCGACGTCACGCACTCGTTCGCGGGCGTGTTCACGGTCGATGTGGTGGTCGCCCTGGCGCTGGTGGGCCTGTGGCTCCTGCTGCGCGAACCGTTCGTGGCGCTGCTGCCCGCGCGACGGCAGGCGCGGGTGGCCACGCTGCTGCGCTGCGGGGCGCCACGCGCGCGTGTACGGGCGTCGGTGGCGGCGCGCTGGTACGTCTCGGCCGTGCTCGGCTCGCTGACGCATGTCGTGTGGGACGCGTTCACGCATCTCGACCGCTGGGGGATGCGGCTGTTCCCCGTGCTGGGCGAGGAGATCGCGGGGTCACCGCTGTACTGGTACCTCCAGTACGGCGGTTCGGCGGTGGCCGCGGTGGTCATCGCCGCGTTCGTGGTCGTGGCGCTGCGACGGACCGCGCCGGCCGCGCCGGTCGGGGTCGCGGCGCTCTCGGTACGGGACCGGTGGTGGGCCTGTGCCGTGATCGGCGGCCTGGCCGCGGTTGCCGCGGTGCAGCGGGCGTCGCGGTGGTGGGCGTACTGGGGGTCGACCGCCAAGTACTGGGAGCTGATTCCCACGCTGTGCTTCGGTGCGGGCGCGGGGCTCGTCCTCGGGCTGGTGCTGTACGCCCTCGGGGTCAGAGTGTGGCGTCCGGTTCCGCGCCCGGGCAGTGCGGGTGCCGGTGGGGCGGGGCGGGAGCCGAGCCGTCCAGCTGCTCGCTGA
- a CDS encoding lytic transglycosylase domain-containing protein, producing MAAQFGRLRKGAVNTTVAAVVVAALAASQAPGVTTDDAGRKVTTGTQPSPDTPAENSATGNSPYYTDLPPLNSPNPSPTTGTPVTQGTSEAGIPATVLDAYKKAANALQESKPGCNLPWELLAAIGKVESGQARGGRVDANGNTLSKILGPQLNGNGFASISDTDGGAYDGDSSYDRAVGPMQFIPSTWEWAGRDGNGDGKKDPNNVYDAALAAGHYLCRFGWDLSTKGDLDSAILSYNNSQDYLNLVLTWLEYYRKGTHEIPDGTGTLPADRSDDTAGASPTPTTPGSPATPTTPSSPSTPRPGGGDGGSTSPKPTPPPSTTPPATPAPTPTDTVHHLEDAGTAKLSAMAGDAFTEKITARAETKAGKAVPKVRVRFAIIGATDAAFSTGEKYATVLTNSIGEAVAPALKAGENTGEFVVRTTVVGRTVSGLDYTATVTERAADTLARTGEDALTCTPGGEFADQVEVKATYKGAVADKVAATATLIKSADDATENDKGPYFKDADGKPVRTLTGLTTDAKGLLKLPKLYADDTTGTFLLRINTAGGATLTVELKVAAADTSPSPTPSEPASGTDSASPSPGA from the coding sequence ATGGCGGCGCAATTCGGCAGGCTCCGCAAGGGCGCGGTGAACACCACGGTCGCCGCGGTAGTGGTCGCGGCACTGGCCGCGTCCCAGGCTCCGGGAGTGACGACCGACGACGCCGGCAGAAAGGTCACCACCGGCACCCAGCCGTCCCCGGACACGCCCGCCGAGAACAGCGCGACCGGCAACTCCCCGTACTACACGGACCTGCCGCCGCTCAACAGCCCCAACCCCTCGCCCACCACCGGCACCCCGGTCACCCAGGGCACGAGTGAGGCGGGCATACCCGCGACCGTTCTCGACGCCTACAAGAAGGCCGCGAACGCGCTCCAGGAGTCCAAGCCCGGCTGCAACCTCCCCTGGGAGCTGCTCGCCGCCATCGGCAAGGTCGAGTCGGGCCAGGCCCGCGGCGGCCGGGTCGACGCGAACGGCAACACGCTCTCCAAGATCCTCGGCCCGCAGCTCAACGGCAACGGCTTCGCGAGCATCAGCGACACCGACGGCGGCGCCTACGACGGCGACAGCTCCTACGACCGTGCCGTCGGCCCGATGCAGTTCATCCCCTCCACCTGGGAGTGGGCCGGCCGCGACGGCAACGGCGACGGCAAGAAGGACCCGAACAACGTCTACGACGCCGCACTCGCCGCCGGCCACTACCTCTGCCGCTTCGGCTGGGACCTGTCCACCAAGGGCGACCTCGACAGCGCGATCCTCAGCTACAACAACTCGCAGGACTATCTGAACCTCGTCCTGACGTGGCTGGAGTACTACCGCAAGGGCACCCACGAGATCCCGGACGGCACCGGCACCCTCCCCGCCGACCGCAGCGACGACACGGCGGGCGCGAGCCCCACGCCGACGACGCCCGGCAGCCCTGCCACCCCGACCACACCGTCATCGCCGAGCACCCCCAGGCCCGGCGGCGGCGACGGCGGCTCCACGAGCCCGAAGCCCACCCCGCCGCCGAGCACGACGCCGCCCGCCACGCCGGCGCCCACCCCCACCGACACCGTCCACCACCTGGAGGACGCGGGGACCGCCAAGCTGAGCGCGATGGCGGGCGACGCCTTCACCGAGAAGATCACCGCCCGCGCCGAGACCAAGGCCGGCAAAGCGGTCCCGAAGGTCCGCGTCCGCTTCGCGATCATCGGCGCCACGGATGCCGCGTTCAGCACCGGCGAGAAGTACGCCACGGTCCTCACCAACAGCATCGGTGAGGCGGTGGCACCCGCGCTCAAGGCGGGCGAGAACACCGGCGAGTTCGTCGTACGCACCACCGTCGTCGGCCGCACCGTCAGCGGCCTCGACTACACGGCCACCGTCACCGAGCGCGCCGCCGACACCCTCGCCCGTACCGGCGAGGACGCCCTGACCTGCACCCCGGGCGGCGAGTTCGCCGACCAGGTCGAGGTGAAGGCGACGTACAAGGGCGCCGTCGCGGACAAGGTGGCGGCCACCGCCACGCTCATCAAGTCGGCGGACGACGCGACCGAGAACGACAAGGGTCCCTACTTCAAGGACGCCGACGGCAAGCCGGTGCGCACCCTCACCGGTCTGACGACGGACGCGAAGGGCCTGCTCAAGCTGCCCAAGCTGTACGCCGACGACACCACCGGCACGTTCCTGCTCCGCATCAACACCGCGGGCGGCGCGACCCTGACCGTCGAGCTCAAGGTGGCGGCGGCCGACACGTCGCCGAGCCCCACCCCCTCGGAGCCGGCGTCCGGCACGGACTCGGCGAGCCCGAGCCCCGGCGCCTAG
- a CDS encoding SPW_0924 family protein yields MRALIAAATGLAVALALVLALTAMGSPAGETSPKPLLTTVPAHP; encoded by the coding sequence ATGCGCGCCCTGATCGCCGCCGCGACCGGTCTCGCCGTCGCGCTCGCCCTGGTCCTCGCGCTCACCGCGATGGGCTCACCGGCGGGCGAGACCTCCCCGAAGCCACTGCTGACGACGGTGCCCGCACACCCGTAA
- a CDS encoding DUF3068 domain-containing protein, which yields MRRKASLILLALAVFFAALSPLLRWYAFPRLAKIPANQYQDMVLEAKDATLLDYGTMKARKVPKVTIVQTLKGNVEESEKIERTAGKDVVVWDGLSYVVGPDGKMVSKIPERYIFDAHSQEPVHATGEMVDGDPVKRQGIEFKWPFLTEKRDYEYFDAQARITAPIHYKGTQDFRGVEVYYFEQTIPWTKVTFPKTMPVEGITPESVAKTGTTRWYTTVRKFWVEPLTGAPVYGEEIHKEELRGGTLLGDRDKVTAFAGHVKMREDYIEYTVDLVNSNRTLVLLLTSYLPWGFLTLGVLLLALSLYLEARGRRPGDPEPTKDTEPEPVTA from the coding sequence ATGCGCCGCAAGGCCAGTCTGATCCTGCTCGCCCTCGCCGTGTTCTTCGCGGCCCTGTCCCCGCTGCTGCGCTGGTACGCCTTCCCGCGCCTGGCGAAGATCCCGGCGAACCAGTACCAGGACATGGTCCTGGAGGCGAAGGACGCGACCCTCCTCGACTACGGCACGATGAAGGCCCGCAAGGTCCCCAAGGTCACCATCGTGCAGACGCTGAAGGGCAACGTCGAGGAGTCGGAGAAGATCGAGCGGACGGCCGGCAAGGACGTCGTCGTCTGGGACGGCCTGTCCTACGTCGTGGGCCCCGACGGCAAGATGGTCTCCAAGATCCCCGAGCGCTACATCTTCGACGCCCACAGCCAGGAACCCGTCCACGCCACCGGCGAGATGGTCGACGGCGATCCGGTCAAACGGCAGGGCATCGAGTTCAAGTGGCCCTTCCTCACGGAGAAGCGGGACTACGAGTACTTCGACGCCCAGGCACGGATCACCGCCCCCATCCACTACAAGGGCACCCAGGACTTCCGCGGCGTCGAGGTCTACTACTTCGAGCAGACCATCCCGTGGACCAAGGTGACGTTCCCGAAGACGATGCCGGTCGAGGGCATCACGCCGGAGTCCGTCGCCAAGACCGGCACCACCCGCTGGTACACCACCGTCCGCAAGTTCTGGGTCGAACCCCTCACCGGCGCCCCCGTCTACGGCGAGGAGATCCACAAGGAGGAACTGCGCGGCGGCACCCTGCTCGGCGACCGCGACAAGGTGACGGCGTTCGCGGGCCACGTGAAGATGCGCGAGGACTACATCGAGTACACCGTCGACCTCGTCAACTCCAACCGCACCCTGGTCCTGCTGCTGACGTCGTACCTGCCCTGGGGCTTTCTGACCCTGGGCGTCCTCCTCCTCGCGCTCTCCCTCTACCTGGAGGCACGCGGCCGCCGCCCCGGCGACCCGGAACCGACGAAAGACACCGAGCCGGAGCCGGTCACCGCCTGA